One Mangifera indica cultivar Alphonso chromosome 4, CATAS_Mindica_2.1, whole genome shotgun sequence genomic region harbors:
- the LOC123213576 gene encoding protein IN CHLOROPLAST ATPASE BIOGENESIS, chloroplastic-like isoform X1, translated as MKLSLMRGLHRAPCATTLPLLNIQPRLIRCSFSSGHVSFIKDIAATKPPQHLEELLKVLHTRGENIVSPGHRHGLIPLVIPLSENQSGAVTALLRWPTAPPEMEMPVVEVRKHGVWLLAKNLIKEPIAQALFQNIDLIFATQVEQYIHRILVEEDVHLSQESNGELFQAASEAGKKLYRRGDFAESQIKSLDSYLLKKVGLFPDVLERKVMRHFEQGDHVSAMVTGEFYTKKDLFPGFGRPFVFNAEILVKVGRVSEAKDSARVALKSPWWTLGCSYQEVAFIAQWEDEQIEYIKEKVTEGGRQEDLKKGKAPVQISLDEAAFHLDLASIEGTWADSLERIAECYKEAGLSEIARFILYRD; from the exons ATGAAGCTGAGCTTGATGCGAGGGTTGCACAGAGCCCCGTGTGCCACCACACTTCCTCTTCTTAACATCCAACCCCGACTCATTAGATGCTCCTTTTCTTCTG GCCATGTATCATTCATCAAAGATATTGCTGCAACTAAGCCTCCTCAACATCTTGAAGAGTTGCTAAAAGTCCTTCACACTAGAG GTGAAAACATTGTTTCTCCTGGACATAGGCATGGGCTCATACCCCTGGTCATTCCTCTTTCAGAAAATCAGTCAG GTGCTGTAACTGCATTGCTGCGATGGCCGACAGCTCCACCTGA AATGGAGATGCCAGTTGTTGAAGTTCGCAAGCATGGAGTGTGGCTTTTAGCCAAGAAT TTGATTAAGGAACCCATTGCTCAAGCCCTCTTTCAGAATATTGATCTTATTTTCGCAACCCAGGTAGAACAGTATATTCATCGAATCTTGGTTGAAGAAGATGTTCACCTCTCACAAGAAAGCAATGGTGAATTATTTCAAGCTGCTTCTGAGGCTGGTAAGAAACTTTACAGAAGAGGTGATTTTGCTGAATCTCAGATTAAAAGCCTTGATAGTTACCTCTTGAAAAAG GTTGGCCTGTTTCCAGATGTCTTAGAGCGTAAAGTGATGCGACATTTTGAGCAAGGGGATCAT GTTTCAGCTATGGTGACAGGAGAATTCTATACAAAAAAAGACCTCTTTCCTGGATTTGGACGGCCGTTCGTATTTAATGCTGAGATTCTGGTGAA AGTAGGGCGTGTCTCAGAAGCTAAAGATTCTGCAAGGGTGGCTTTGAAATCTCCATGGTGGACTCTAGGCTGTTCATATCAG GAAGTTGCCTTCATTGCACAATGGGAGGATGAGCAAATTGAATACATAAAGGAAAAGGTGACAGAAGGGGGTAGACAAGAAGATCTGAAAAAGGGAAAAGCACCTGTCCAG ATTTCATTGGATGAGGCTGCTTTTCATCTGGATTTAGCTTCTATTGAAGGAACATGGGCTGACTCTCTAGAGCGAATTGCAGAATGCTATAAGGAGGCTGGACTCAGTGAAATTGcaagatttattttgtatagaGATTGA
- the LOC123213576 gene encoding protein IN CHLOROPLAST ATPASE BIOGENESIS, chloroplastic-like isoform X2: MKLSLMRGLHRAPCATTLPLLNIQPRLIRCSFSSGHVSFIKDIAATKPPQHLEELLKVLHTRGENIVSPGHRHGLIPLVIPLSENQSGAVTALLRWPTAPPEMEMPVVEVRKHGVWLLAKNVEQYIHRILVEEDVHLSQESNGELFQAASEAGKKLYRRGDFAESQIKSLDSYLLKKVGLFPDVLERKVMRHFEQGDHVSAMVTGEFYTKKDLFPGFGRPFVFNAEILVKVGRVSEAKDSARVALKSPWWTLGCSYQEVAFIAQWEDEQIEYIKEKVTEGGRQEDLKKGKAPVQISLDEAAFHLDLASIEGTWADSLERIAECYKEAGLSEIARFILYRD; encoded by the exons ATGAAGCTGAGCTTGATGCGAGGGTTGCACAGAGCCCCGTGTGCCACCACACTTCCTCTTCTTAACATCCAACCCCGACTCATTAGATGCTCCTTTTCTTCTG GCCATGTATCATTCATCAAAGATATTGCTGCAACTAAGCCTCCTCAACATCTTGAAGAGTTGCTAAAAGTCCTTCACACTAGAG GTGAAAACATTGTTTCTCCTGGACATAGGCATGGGCTCATACCCCTGGTCATTCCTCTTTCAGAAAATCAGTCAG GTGCTGTAACTGCATTGCTGCGATGGCCGACAGCTCCACCTGA AATGGAGATGCCAGTTGTTGAAGTTCGCAAGCATGGAGTGTGGCTTTTAGCCAAGAAT GTAGAACAGTATATTCATCGAATCTTGGTTGAAGAAGATGTTCACCTCTCACAAGAAAGCAATGGTGAATTATTTCAAGCTGCTTCTGAGGCTGGTAAGAAACTTTACAGAAGAGGTGATTTTGCTGAATCTCAGATTAAAAGCCTTGATAGTTACCTCTTGAAAAAG GTTGGCCTGTTTCCAGATGTCTTAGAGCGTAAAGTGATGCGACATTTTGAGCAAGGGGATCAT GTTTCAGCTATGGTGACAGGAGAATTCTATACAAAAAAAGACCTCTTTCCTGGATTTGGACGGCCGTTCGTATTTAATGCTGAGATTCTGGTGAA AGTAGGGCGTGTCTCAGAAGCTAAAGATTCTGCAAGGGTGGCTTTGAAATCTCCATGGTGGACTCTAGGCTGTTCATATCAG GAAGTTGCCTTCATTGCACAATGGGAGGATGAGCAAATTGAATACATAAAGGAAAAGGTGACAGAAGGGGGTAGACAAGAAGATCTGAAAAAGGGAAAAGCACCTGTCCAG ATTTCATTGGATGAGGCTGCTTTTCATCTGGATTTAGCTTCTATTGAAGGAACATGGGCTGACTCTCTAGAGCGAATTGCAGAATGCTATAAGGAGGCTGGACTCAGTGAAATTGcaagatttattttgtatagaGATTGA
- the LOC123213576 gene encoding protein IN CHLOROPLAST ATPASE BIOGENESIS, chloroplastic-like isoform X4 — protein sequence MGSYPWSFLFQKISQYICYFLILGAVTALLRWPTAPPEMEMPVVEVRKHGVWLLAKNVEQYIHRILVEEDVHLSQESNGELFQAASEAGKKLYRRGDFAESQIKSLDSYLLKKVGLFPDVLERKVMRHFEQGDHVSAMVTGEFYTKKDLFPGFGRPFVFNAEILVKVGRVSEAKDSARVALKSPWWTLGCSYQEVAFIAQWEDEQIEYIKEKVTEGGRQEDLKKGKAPVQISLDEAAFHLDLASIEGTWADSLERIAECYKEAGLSEIARFILYRD from the exons ATGGGCTCATACCCCTGGTCATTCCTCTTTCAGAAAATCAGTCAG TATATCTGTTATTTCCTGATATTAGGTGCTGTAACTGCATTGCTGCGATGGCCGACAGCTCCACCTGA AATGGAGATGCCAGTTGTTGAAGTTCGCAAGCATGGAGTGTGGCTTTTAGCCAAGAAT GTAGAACAGTATATTCATCGAATCTTGGTTGAAGAAGATGTTCACCTCTCACAAGAAAGCAATGGTGAATTATTTCAAGCTGCTTCTGAGGCTGGTAAGAAACTTTACAGAAGAGGTGATTTTGCTGAATCTCAGATTAAAAGCCTTGATAGTTACCTCTTGAAAAAG GTTGGCCTGTTTCCAGATGTCTTAGAGCGTAAAGTGATGCGACATTTTGAGCAAGGGGATCAT GTTTCAGCTATGGTGACAGGAGAATTCTATACAAAAAAAGACCTCTTTCCTGGATTTGGACGGCCGTTCGTATTTAATGCTGAGATTCTGGTGAA AGTAGGGCGTGTCTCAGAAGCTAAAGATTCTGCAAGGGTGGCTTTGAAATCTCCATGGTGGACTCTAGGCTGTTCATATCAG GAAGTTGCCTTCATTGCACAATGGGAGGATGAGCAAATTGAATACATAAAGGAAAAGGTGACAGAAGGGGGTAGACAAGAAGATCTGAAAAAGGGAAAAGCACCTGTCCAG ATTTCATTGGATGAGGCTGCTTTTCATCTGGATTTAGCTTCTATTGAAGGAACATGGGCTGACTCTCTAGAGCGAATTGCAGAATGCTATAAGGAGGCTGGACTCAGTGAAATTGcaagatttattttgtatagaGATTGA
- the LOC123213576 gene encoding protein IN CHLOROPLAST ATPASE BIOGENESIS, chloroplastic-like isoform X3, whose product MGSYPWSFLFQKISQYICYFLILGAVTALLRWPTAPPEMEMPVVEVRKHGVWLLAKNLIKEPIAQALFQNIDLIFATQVEQYIHRILVEEDVHLSQESNGELFQAASEAGKKLYRRGDFAESQIKSLDSYLLKKVGLFPDVLERKVMRHFEQGDHVSAMVTGEFYTKKDLFPGFGRPFVFNAEILVKVGRVSEAKDSARVALKSPWWTLGCSYQEVAFIAQWEDEQIEYIKEKVTEGGRQEDLKKGKAPVQISLDEAAFHLDLASIEGTWADSLERIAECYKEAGLSEIARFILYRD is encoded by the exons ATGGGCTCATACCCCTGGTCATTCCTCTTTCAGAAAATCAGTCAG TATATCTGTTATTTCCTGATATTAGGTGCTGTAACTGCATTGCTGCGATGGCCGACAGCTCCACCTGA AATGGAGATGCCAGTTGTTGAAGTTCGCAAGCATGGAGTGTGGCTTTTAGCCAAGAAT TTGATTAAGGAACCCATTGCTCAAGCCCTCTTTCAGAATATTGATCTTATTTTCGCAACCCAGGTAGAACAGTATATTCATCGAATCTTGGTTGAAGAAGATGTTCACCTCTCACAAGAAAGCAATGGTGAATTATTTCAAGCTGCTTCTGAGGCTGGTAAGAAACTTTACAGAAGAGGTGATTTTGCTGAATCTCAGATTAAAAGCCTTGATAGTTACCTCTTGAAAAAG GTTGGCCTGTTTCCAGATGTCTTAGAGCGTAAAGTGATGCGACATTTTGAGCAAGGGGATCAT GTTTCAGCTATGGTGACAGGAGAATTCTATACAAAAAAAGACCTCTTTCCTGGATTTGGACGGCCGTTCGTATTTAATGCTGAGATTCTGGTGAA AGTAGGGCGTGTCTCAGAAGCTAAAGATTCTGCAAGGGTGGCTTTGAAATCTCCATGGTGGACTCTAGGCTGTTCATATCAG GAAGTTGCCTTCATTGCACAATGGGAGGATGAGCAAATTGAATACATAAAGGAAAAGGTGACAGAAGGGGGTAGACAAGAAGATCTGAAAAAGGGAAAAGCACCTGTCCAG ATTTCATTGGATGAGGCTGCTTTTCATCTGGATTTAGCTTCTATTGAAGGAACATGGGCTGACTCTCTAGAGCGAATTGCAGAATGCTATAAGGAGGCTGGACTCAGTGAAATTGcaagatttattttgtatagaGATTGA
- the LOC123213575 gene encoding filament-like plant protein 7 — protein MDNNAWLWRKKSSEKTIVADKADISVKRIDEEVQKLPTKKAVGPERSVKNLNEKLASVLLDCHPQDDLVRKHAKVAQEAFAGREKSEAETALRKKELDEAWKHGLAADEKLACSNAALMKCKQQLNSVQLEPEKRIHDAVMKTSDEFEKIQKELEQNLAEANKSLAKLAAENSHLSKALLVKEKQIEDLQKSKCEAEAEFNTLMARLDATEKENAFLKYEFRILEKELEIRNDEMEYMRRSVDAEHKQHLENVKKITKLEAECQRLRLLVRKKLPGPAALEKMRGEFKTMGRDQMEMKRRNLNPSRDLIVREAIMECSPENFSKNSLLSERLHDIEEENKILKETVNMKSTELQASRMMYSRTASRLSHVETQLKELCKGQKPMELAICGPVSSELSIMPVDNASDDGISSSGSWANALILELEHFKAGKLKHQLEHKPIDASDMSLMDDFVEMEKLAIVSTETAPVGGCQPDLTGKELVPVVQSHFSPTMTKPEIHSIDVATENSFDWLQVVLNAMLKQKHISKQSLDELLEDIRIALGFIKHPTVSEADSVAISRNPGGLKALEISSDVASKSPNVAPTSHSLDADSGIDTLIKERSSQHLESNLIKSIRKIIELIEEISRLSFVDFNASDSFSERDRSSFTLGTSVPYTVHVFQWQSSELNALLQKLVHTCNDLLNGKSDLEKVVGEFSFALDWIINNSVAPKDSPTTRSKIKNHFGWSEPERENEVEAAVDGLLSTSNRVHKSEEQSSCLVSASPLHEQNVSFQTECIQGNIQEENKRLKDELRNIETRLKSVTDKSEALMTQLRESEDNIGALKEEVKTLKESKEMIEDQMENQNSLNEDLDTQLTVAKAKLNEAFQKFSSLEVELEYKNNCCEELEATCLELQLQLESVAKKETPNCGTNQEGKQSQNGWEITAASVKLAECQETILNLGKQLKALASPQEAVLFDKVFSSTNPATTAAINKKLTKRFSLRDQMIAEDCAKAEVFKSLHKKGTLSIEDAPKPSLLLSKDCNSLHDPNALVHAPEAYHNSKNKAISTAAGSRAIVPSKKRGVGLLMKLLLRRKHGSGKKSKSLAMV, from the exons ATGGACAACAATgcatggctgtggaggaaaaaaTCTTCAGAGAAGACAATTGTTGCTGACAAAGCTGACATTTCTGTGAAAAGAATTGATGAAGAG GTGCAAAAACTTCCAACAAAAAAAGCAGTAGGACCAGAGAGATCAGTAAAGAATCTTAATGAGAAGTTGGCTTCAGTCCTCCTTGATTGTCATCCTCAAGATGACCTTGTAAGAAAACATGCAAAAGTTGCCCAGGAAGCCTTTGCAG GCCGGGAAAAGTCAGAAGCAGAAACAGCTCTCAGGAAAAAAGAACTCGATGAAGCTTGGAAGCATGGACTTGCTGCAGATGAGAAATTAGCTTGTTCAAATGCAGCATTGATGAAATGTAAGCAGCAGTTGAACTCTGTTCAACTAGAACCGGAGAAAAGGATACATGATGCTGTCATGAAGACATCAGATGAATTTGAGAAGATTCAGAAAGAATTGGAACAGAACTTAGCAGAGGCTAATAAAAGCCTTGCCAAGTTAGCTGCTGAGAATAGTCATTTAAGTAAGGCTCTCCTAGTCAAAGAGAAACAGATTGAAGATCTTCAAAAAAGCAAGTGTGAGGCAGAAGCAGAATTTAATACACTAATGGCTAGATTAGATGccacagaaaaagaaaatgctttTCTAAAGTATGAGTTTCGCATTCTTGAGAAAGAGCTTGAGATTCGGAATGATGAGATGGAGTATATGCGGCGATCTGTTGATGCAGAACATAAGCAACATTTGGAGAATGTGAAGAAAATCACAAAACTTGAAGCGGAATGTCAGAGACTACGACTTTTGGTACGGAAAAAGCTTCCAGGCCCTGCTGCTCTGGAAAAGATGAGGGGTGAATTCAAAACAATGGGAAGGGATCAGATGGAgatgaaaagaagaaatttgAATCCTTCAAGAGATTTGATTGTCAGAGAAGCTATAATGGAGTGCTCTCCTGAAAATTTCAGTAAGAATTCCCTTCTGAGTGAGCGATTACATGatattgaagaagaaaacaaaattctgAAAGAAACTGTGAATATGAAGAGCACTGAACTTCAGGCTTCAAGGATGATGTATTCCCGTACAGCTTCCAGATTATCTCATGTTGAGACGCAGCTGAAAGAGCTATGTAAAGGTCAGAAACCTATGGAGCTGGCAATTTGTGGTCCTGTATCTAGTGAACTTTCCATAATGCCGGTTGACAATGCCAGTGATGATGGGATTAGCTCTTCTGGATCATGGGCTAATGCTCTAATTTTGGAATTGGAACATTTCAAAGCTGGAAAACTCAAGCATCAACTGGAACACAAACCTATTGATGCTTCAGACATGAGCTTAATGGATGACTTTGTAGAGATGGAGAAATTAGCTATAGTTTCTACAGAAACAGCCCCTGTTGGTGGCTGTCAGCCTGATTTAACTGGTAAGGAATTAGTTCCAGTGGTACAAAGTCATTTCAGCCCTACCATGACAAAACCAGAGATCCACTCAATAGATGTAGCAACTGAAAATTCTTTCGACTGGCTCCAGGTCGTTTTGAATGCAATGTTGAAGCAAAAGCACATTTCAAAACAAAGTCTAGATGAACTTCTAGAGGATATCAGAATTGCTTTGGGTTTCATAAAGCACCCAACTGTCTCTGAAGCTGATTCAGTTGCTATCTCAAGGAATCCTGGAGGATTAAAAGCTCTTGAGATAAGCAGTGATGTAGCTTCTAAATCTCCAAACGTAGCTCCAACCTCACATTCCTTGGATGCAGATTCTGGAATTGACACATTAATCAAAGAAAGAAGCAGCCAACACCTTGAATCTAATCTGATCAAGTCAATCCGTAAAATCATTGAACTTATTGAAGAAATCTCTAGGTTgtcttttgttgattttaatgCTTCAGATAGTTTTTCAGAGAGGGATAGAAGTTCGTTCACATTAGGGACGTCAGTGCCCTACACTGTCCATGTCTTTCAATGGCAGAGTTCTGAACTAAATGCTCTTTTGCAAAAGTTGGTTCATACTTGTAATGATCTATTGAATGGAAAATCTGATCTTGAAAAAGTTGTTGGGGAGTTTTCATTTGCTTTAGACTGGATTATAAACAATTCTGTTGCCCCTAAAGATTCTCCCACCACAAGGAGTAAGATAAAGAACCATTTTGGTTGGAGTGAACCAGAACGTGAAAATGAAGTTGAAGCTGCAGTGGATGGTTTGCTTTCCACATCAAACAGAGTCCATAAATCTGAAGAGCAATCTTCATGCTTGGTATCAGCTAGTCCTTTGCACGAGCAAAATGTTTCATTCCAGACAGAATGTATTCAGGGAAACATTCAAGAGGAAAACAAGAGACTAAAAGATGAGCTCAGGAATATAGAAACTAGGCTGAAGTCCGTTACTGATAAAAGCGAGGCCTTGATGACACAACTTCGTGAGTCTGAGGACAACATTGGAGCACTAAAAGAAGAAGTGAAAACTTTGAAAGAATCAAAAGAGATGATTGAGGATCAGATGGAAAATCAGAACTCACTTAATGAAGATCTTGATACCCAGCTTACAGTTGCCAAAGCTAAGTTGAATGAGGCCTTCCAGAAGTTTTCATCTTTGGAAGTTGAACTGGAGTACAAAAACAATTGTTGTGAAGAATTAGAAGCAACATGTCTTGAGCTTCAACTCCAGTTAGAGAG TGTTGCAAAGAAGGAAACACCAAACTGTGGCACAAATCAGGAGGGAAAGCAGTCCCAAAAT GGTTGGGAGATTACAGCGGCTTCTGTGAAGTTGGCAGAGTGCCAAGAGACCATTTTAAACCTGGGAAAACAGTTAAAGGCACTGGCTTCACCACAGGAAGCAGTTCTTTTTGACAAGGTTTTTTCTAGTACCAATCCTGCAACCACCGCAGCTATTAACAAGAAGTTGACCAAACGCTTCTCCTTACGTGATCAAATGATAGCAGAGGATTGTGCGAAGGCAGAAGTTTTCAAGTCTCTCCATAAGAAAGGAACTCTAAGTATTGAAGATGCACCAAAACCATCACTTCTTCTCTCAAAGGATTGCAATTCTTTGCATGATCCTAATGCACTGGTCCATGCACCAGAAGCATATCACAATTCAAAGAATAAAGCCATTAGTACTGCTGCAGGCTCTCGAGCTATTGTACCAAGCAAAAAACGAGGAGTCGGTTTACTGATGAAACTACTGTTGCGAAGGAAGCATGGAAGCGGCAAAAAATCGAAATCATTAGCCATGGTCTAA
- the LOC123213785 gene encoding probable E3 ubiquitin ligase SUD1 has protein sequence MDGSTSIHRGGDSLPSAFASSVSMKREVVEESVSRYDEEEEEEEDVCRICRNPGDTENPLQYPCACSGSIKYVHQDCLLQWLNHSNARQCEVCKHAFSFSPVYAENAPARLPFQEFVVGMAMKACHVVQFFLRLSFVLSVWLLIIPFITFWIWRLAFVKSLGEAHRLFLSHISTTVILTDCLHGFLLSASIVFIFLGATSLRDYFRHLRELGGQDAEREDEGDRNGARAGRRPPEQANRNFVGEGNGEDAGGAQGVAGGIQIVRRNAENVAARWEIQAARLEAHVEQMFDGLDDADGAEDVPFDELVGMQGPVFHLVENAFTVLASNMIFLGVVIFVPFSFGRIILYYMSWLFSSASGGIYRHLITFEGQENSMLGHVAEAANSTSASLSADLLKGALIGTSRLSDVTTLAIGYMFIFSLVFFYLGIVALIRYTKGEPLTMGRFYGIASIAKMVPSLFRQFLAAMKHLMTMIKVAFLLVIELGVFPLMCGWWLDVCTIRMFGKTMSQRVQFFSVSPLASSLVHWVVGIVYMLQISIFVSLLRVVLRNKVLYFLRDPADPNYNPFRDLIDDPVHKHARRVLLSVAVYGSLIVMLVFLPVKLAMQMAPSTFPLDISVSDPFTEIPADMLLFQICMPFAIEHFKLRTTIKSLLRCWFTAVGWALGLTKFLLPRPGESGGQENGNVEPRPDRLQAIPLGPEQAALAQFPAVDDANRGNLGSGNSNVSEQYDADDLTDSEQYGFVLRIVLLLVIAWMTLLVINSALIVVPISLGRALFNAIPLLPITHGIKCNDLYAFIIGSYAIWTAIAGARYSIEHVRTERTAVLFGQIWKWCGIVIKSSALLSIWIFVIPVLIGLLFELLVIVPMRVPVDESPVFLLYQDWALGLIFLKIWTRLVMLDHMMPLVDESWRIKFERVREDGFSRLQGLWVLREIVFPIIMNLLTALCVPYVLARGVFPVFGYPLVVNSAVYRFAWLGCLCFSVLWFCAKRFHIWFTNLHNSIRDDRYLIGRRLHNYGEDYQDKQNEVGMSSDVHSSNMHGSGLIRNDREPDVGLRLRRGN, from the exons ATGGACGGCTCCACATCGATACACCGTGGCGGCGATTCCTTGCCCTCAGCATTCGCGTCTTCGGTGTCGATGAAGAGAGAGGTGGTGGAAGAGAGCGTGTCGCGATACGacgaggaggaggaggaggaggaggacgTGTGCCGGATCTGTCGAAATCCGGGAGACACGGAGAATCCTTTGCAGTATCCGTGCGCGTGTAGTGGAAGTATTAAATATGTTCACCAGGATTGCCTCCTTCAGTGGCTCAATCATAGCAACGCTCGTCAATGCGag GTCTGTAAACATGCATTTTCCTTTTCCCCGGTTTATGCTGAGAATGCTCCAGCTAGGCTTCCTTTTCAGGAGTTTGTAGTTGGAATGGCAATGAAAGCTTGTCATGTCGTGCAATTTTTTCTACGGCTTAGTTTTGTACTTTCTGTTTGGCTCCTCATCATACCTTTTATCACGTTTTGGATATGGCGATTGGCCTTTGTGAAGAGTTTAGGGGAAGCTCACAGATTATTTCTAAGTCATATTTCAACAACAGTTATTCTTACTGATTGTCTGCATGGTTTCCTGCTTTCTGCTAgtattgtgtttatttttcttgGAGCCACTTCTTTGCGAGATTACTTCAGGCATTTGCGTGAGCTTGGAGGACAAGATGCTGAGAGGGAGGATGAAGGGGACAGAAATGGTGCTCGTGCTGGAAGAAGACCTCCCGAACAAGCTAATAGGAATTTTGTTGGTGAAGGAAATGGAGAAGATGCTGGAGGAGCACAGGGTGTTGCTGGCGGAATTCAAATTGTCAGAAGGAATGCAGAAAATGTTGCTGCACGATGGGAGATTCAGGCAGCCCGTCTTGAGGCCCATGTTGAACAGATGTTTGATGGTTTGGATGATGCTGATGGTGCAGAGGATGTGCCTTTTGATGAGCTTGTTGGCATGCAGGGTCCAGTTTTCCATTTAGTTGAAAATGCATTTACT GTTTTGGCTAGCAATATGATATTCCTTGGTGTTGTGATCTTTGTGCCCTTCTCTTTTGGTCGGATAATTCTATATTACATGTCATGGCTTTTCTCCTCTGCTAGTGGTGGCATCTACCGACACCTTATTACATTTGAAGGTCAAGAAAACAGTATGCTTGGCCACGTTGCAGAAGCGGCTAACAGCACAAGTGCATCACTTTCGGCAGATCTCTTAAAAGGGGCACTTATTGGAACATCACGACTTTCTGATGTTACTACACTTGCAATTGGATACATGTTCATATTCTCTCTTGTCTTCTTCTATTTGGGTATTGTTGCCTTGATTCGGTATACCAAGGGCGAGCCTTTGACTATGGGAAGGTTTTATGGTATTGCTTCTATAGCAAAAATGGTTCCATCTCTCTTCAGGCAGTTCTTGGCTGCAATGAAGCATTTGATGACCATGATTAAGGTTGCTTTCCTTCTGGTCATTGAACTTGGGGTGTTTCCTTTAATGTGTGGATGGTGGTTAGATGTCTGTACCATAAGGATGTTCGGGAAGACAATGTCTCAAAGAGTTCAGTTCTTTTCAGTCTCTCCTTTGGCTAGCTCATTGGTTCATTGGGTTGTAGGGATTGTCTACATGTTACAAATAAGTATCTTTGTTAGCCTTCTTCGAGTG GTTCTGCGTAATAAAGTTCTTTACTTTCTTCGAGATCCTGCTGATCCCAACTACAATCCATTTCGTGATCTGATTGATGATCCTGTGCACAAGCATGCTCGCAGAGTTCTGTTGTCTGTTGCAGTTTATGGGAGTTTGATTGTGATGCTGGTATTTTTGCCAGTCAAACTTGCTATGCAGATGGCTCCTTCCACTTTTCCTCTTGACATATC GGTATCAGACCCATTTACTGAAATACCAGCTGATATGCTTCTCTTTCAAATCTGCATGCCATTTGCCATTGAGCATTTTAAATTGCGGACGACAATCAAGTCTCTTCTTCGCTGTTGGTTTACAGCAGTTGGATGGGCACTCGGTCTGACTAAGTTTTTGCTGCCCAGACCTGGCGAGAGTGGTGGCCAGGAAAATGGTAATGTTGAGCCAAGGCCGGATAGACTACAGGCAATTCCATTAGGACCTGAACAAGCTGCCCTGGCTCAATTTCCGGCAGTCGATGATGCAAACAGAGGCAATCTAGGATCTGGAAACTCTAATGTTTCAGAGCAGTATGATGCTGATGATCTAACTGATTCAGAGCA GTACGGCTTTGTTCTTCGTATTGTCCTCTTGCTGGTGATTGCCTGGATGACTCTGCTTGTTATTAATTCTGCCTTGATAGTGGTTCCAATTTCACTTGGACGTGCACTTTTTAATGCAATTCCTCTTCTTCCAATCACTCATGGCATCAAGTGCAATG ATCTATATGCTTTCATCATTGGAAGCTATGCCATTTGGACTGCAATAGCTGGAGCAAGATATTCCATTGAGCATGTTAGAACGGAGAGGACAGCAGTTTTGTTTGGCCAAATTTGGAAGTGGTGTGGCATTGTCATTAAGAGCTCTGCATTATTGTCAATATGG atttttgtcattCCAGTATTAATTGGGTTGCTCTTTGAGCTCCTGGTGATTGTGCCAATGAGGGTGCCTGTGGATGAAAGTCCAGTTTTCCTCCTGTATCAGGATTGGGCATTAGGCCTCATTTTTCTGAAGATATGGACTAGATTG GTTATGCTGGATCACATGATGCCCCTGGTAGATGAAAGCTGGCggataaaatttgaaagggtGAGAGAAGATGGTTTCTCCAGGTTGCAAGGTCTTTGGGTGCTTAGAGAGATTGTTTTCCCTATCATTATGAACTTGTTGACAGCCCTGTGTGTACCATATGTCTTAGCCAGAGGGGTGTTCCCTGTGTTTGGGTACCCGTTAGTAGTAAATTCAGCAGTCTATCGTTTTGCATGGCTGGGATGCCTATGTTTCAGTGTGCTCTGGTTTTGTGCAAAGAGATTCCACATCTGGTTCACTAATCTTCATAATAGCATTCGCGATGATCGATATCTCATCGGTCGTAGGCTTCATAACTATGGGGAAGATTATCAAGACAAGCAAAATGAGGTAGGGATGTCCTCTGATGTCCATAGTTCTAACATGCATGGCTCTGGTTTGATCCGTAATGACAGAGAACCTGATGTAGGGTTGAGGTTGAGACGTGGTAATTGa